A window of the bacterium genome harbors these coding sequences:
- a CDS encoding ABC transporter ATP-binding protein, giving the protein MILARNLSQRYPRSDGSAPLTVLDAVDLHIREGEVVVILGPSGSGKTTLLGLLAGLDLPTEGQVALHGVDQGELSEDDRASFRAENVGFVFQDFQLIPTLTARENVQVPLELLPKERAPSASEAGRRADALLERVGLGDRRDHFPSQLSGGEQQRVGLARAFAAEPRILFADEPTGNLDRKTGERIANLLFELNQEAGTTLVIVTHDMSLAERAGKIVHIDSGRLQDDGA; this is encoded by the coding sequence CGCTACCCGCGCTCGGACGGATCGGCCCCGCTGACGGTGCTCGACGCAGTCGATCTGCACATCCGGGAGGGCGAGGTCGTCGTGATCCTCGGTCCCTCGGGCAGCGGGAAGACCACCCTGCTGGGCCTGCTCGCCGGGCTGGATCTTCCGACGGAGGGGCAGGTCGCGCTCCACGGTGTGGATCAAGGCGAGCTCAGTGAGGATGACCGGGCCAGCTTTCGGGCCGAGAACGTGGGCTTCGTGTTCCAGGATTTCCAGCTGATCCCCACGCTGACCGCCCGCGAGAACGTGCAGGTGCCGCTCGAGTTGCTGCCGAAGGAGCGGGCGCCGAGCGCGAGCGAAGCGGGCCGGCGCGCAGACGCCCTGCTGGAGAGGGTCGGACTCGGCGACCGACGAGACCACTTTCCCAGCCAGCTCTCTGGCGGTGAGCAGCAGCGCGTTGGCCTGGCGAGGGCCTTCGCCGCAGAGCCGCGCATCCTCTTCGCGGACGAGCCTACCGGCAACCTCGATCGGAAGACCGGCGAGCGCATCGCCAACCTCCTCTTCGAATTGAATCAGGAGGCCGGCACCACCCTGGTCATCGTCACCCATGATATGTCCCTGGCCGAGCGCGCTGGGAAAATCGTGCACATCGATTCCGGACGCTTGCAGGATGACGGGGCTTGA